The Spirochaetota bacterium genome has a segment encoding these proteins:
- the trpB gene encoding tryptophan synthase subunit beta — MLSDKGFYGPYGGQFVPELLIPALDEVERAFREFAASASSMEEFNRYLDDFAGRPTPVYHAKNLSEKYGFNLYLKREDLLHTGAHKINNTIGQALLAKHMGKGRVIAETGAGQHGVATATAAALFGLRCRIYMGSLDVERQMPNVKKMKLLGAEVVPVDEGLRTLKDAISASLKDWVTNVTGTHYLMGTVAGPHPFPEMVAFFHAVTGREAIDYFRGKGFLPDCVIACVGGGSNAMGIFQGFLDLPEVRLVGVEAGGRSLGPGDNAATLSLGSKGIFQGALSYLLQDENCQVRDVHSVSAGLDYAGIGPQHSYLKDTGRVRYDHVFDKEALRAFHELTRLEGIIPALESSHALAWAIDHAGELRGRRVLVNLSGRGDKDLGIIEQQNREEL, encoded by the coding sequence ATGCTCTCAGATAAAGGATTTTACGGGCCCTACGGCGGGCAGTTCGTTCCGGAGCTTTTAATCCCGGCCCTGGACGAGGTGGAGCGGGCATTCCGTGAATTTGCCGCCAGCGCCTCATCGATGGAAGAATTCAACCGCTACCTTGATGATTTCGCCGGACGGCCGACGCCGGTATACCATGCGAAGAACCTGTCGGAAAAATACGGCTTCAATCTCTATCTCAAGCGTGAGGACCTGCTCCACACCGGCGCCCATAAGATCAACAACACCATAGGCCAGGCGCTGCTGGCGAAGCACATGGGGAAAGGCCGCGTCATAGCGGAAACGGGAGCCGGTCAGCACGGCGTGGCCACCGCCACGGCGGCCGCCCTCTTCGGCCTCCGGTGCCGCATCTACATGGGGAGCCTCGATGTGGAGCGGCAGATGCCCAATGTAAAAAAAATGAAGCTTCTCGGCGCGGAAGTCGTGCCGGTCGACGAGGGGCTCCGCACCCTGAAAGACGCCATCAGCGCCTCCCTCAAGGATTGGGTCACCAACGTCACCGGCACCCACTACCTCATGGGCACGGTTGCCGGACCCCATCCCTTTCCTGAAATGGTAGCCTTCTTCCATGCGGTGACCGGCAGGGAAGCGATTGATTATTTCCGCGGAAAAGGATTCCTCCCGGACTGCGTCATCGCCTGCGTGGGAGGCGGGAGCAACGCCATGGGGATCTTCCAGGGGTTCCTGGACCTGCCGGAGGTGCGTCTCGTCGGCGTCGAGGCCGGGGGCCGCTCCCTCGGTCCCGGCGACAATGCCGCCACCCTTTCCCTGGGAAGCAAGGGCATTTTCCAGGGTGCCCTCTCATACCTTCTTCAGGACGAAAACTGCCAGGTCCGGGATGTGCATTCTGTCTCAGCGGGCCTCGACTATGCCGGCATAGGGCCCCAGCATTCATACCTGAAAGACACCGGCAGGGTCAGGTACGATCATGTTTTCGACAAGGAGGCTCTCAGGGCCTTTCACGAGCTCACCAGGCTGGAGGGTATCATACCGGCCCTGGAATCATCCCATGCCCTGGCCTGGGCCATTGACCATGCCGGCGAGCTGCGGGGCAGGCGGGTGCTGGTAAATCTGTCGGGCCGCGGGGACAAGGACCTTGGCATCATCGAGCAACAGAACAGGGAGGAATTATGA
- a CDS encoding dihydroorotase, whose product MKIAIKNGRVIDPASRTDDTLDILIEDETIADISRGIAVRDDYGVIDAGGCLVLPGLIDMHVHFREPGREDVETIYSGSKVAAKGGFTSVCTMPNTDPVIDNQALVRFIKLEAEKGPINVFPAATITKGLKGEEISEMGELINAGAVGFTDDGLPVRSSNLMRRALEYSRMFDVPIMTHSEDLDLTDDGIMNEGKNSMFLGLKGIPREAEEVMIARDVILTRLAGGRLHVAHVSSGGSVEIIRRAKSDGIRVTCETAPHYFSLTDAAVAEYLSMAKMKPPLRTEDDRKAIIAGLKRGIIDVIASDHAPHSPNEKMQELEYAPFGIVGLETTVPLIISVLVRDNGFSYFEAFEKVTVNPARILKINRGELKIGGIADVTIIDPEKKVMINEEFMLSKCKNSPFLGKELFGSVEYTICNGNVVYSNK is encoded by the coding sequence TTGAAAATAGCAATTAAAAACGGCCGTGTCATCGACCCCGCCTCACGGACCGATGACACGCTGGACATACTCATCGAAGACGAGACCATCGCGGACATTTCCCGCGGCATTGCCGTACGTGACGATTACGGCGTCATCGACGCCGGCGGCTGCCTGGTGCTGCCGGGCCTCATCGACATGCACGTGCATTTCCGGGAGCCGGGGCGCGAGGACGTCGAAACCATTTACAGCGGGTCGAAGGTCGCGGCCAAGGGCGGATTCACGTCGGTCTGCACCATGCCCAATACCGATCCCGTCATCGACAACCAGGCCCTGGTGCGGTTCATCAAGCTGGAAGCTGAAAAGGGACCGATCAATGTTTTCCCTGCGGCGACCATCACCAAGGGCCTGAAGGGCGAGGAAATATCGGAGATGGGCGAGCTGATCAACGCCGGCGCCGTGGGTTTCACCGACGACGGCCTGCCGGTCAGGAGCTCGAACCTCATGCGCCGCGCCCTCGAGTATTCCCGCATGTTCGACGTGCCCATCATGACCCATTCGGAGGACCTCGACCTTACCGACGACGGCATCATGAACGAAGGGAAAAATTCGATGTTCCTGGGCCTCAAGGGAATTCCCCGGGAGGCGGAAGAGGTGATGATCGCGCGGGACGTGATCCTCACCCGCCTGGCGGGGGGACGCCTCCATGTCGCCCACGTCTCATCGGGGGGGTCGGTCGAGATCATACGGCGCGCCAAGAGCGACGGCATCAGGGTAACCTGCGAGACGGCGCCGCACTACTTTTCCCTCACCGATGCGGCCGTGGCGGAATACCTCTCCATGGCGAAGATGAAGCCCCCCCTCAGGACCGAGGATGACCGGAAGGCCATTATCGCTGGGCTCAAGAGGGGAATCATCGACGTCATCGCGTCGGACCATGCTCCCCATTCTCCCAATGAGAAGATGCAGGAGCTCGAGTACGCTCCCTTCGGCATCGTCGGCCTTGAAACGACGGTGCCCCTCATTATCTCCGTCCTGGTAAGGGACAACGGATTTTCCTATTTTGAGGCCTTTGAAAAGGTGACCGTCAATCCGGCGCGTATTCTGAAGATCAACCGCGGAGAGTTGAAAATCGGCGGCATCGCCGATGTGACGATAATCGACCCGGAAAAGAAGGTAATGATAAACGAGGAATTCATGCTCTCAAAGTGCAAGAATTCCCCCTTCCTCGGAAAGGAGCTGTTCGGGTCCGTGGAATATACCATCTGCAACGGTAACGTGGTCTATTCAAATAAATAA
- the trpA gene encoding tryptophan synthase subunit alpha: MKGIYLTGGYPDMGTFNECFHAVANNRFDFIEIGIPFNDPIADGPVIARAIHSTIERGITPDAMVDAIVALKDTYIKKYVMTYANIIYSHGIKKFSDRMAGSLDGVIIPDLPNRMARLFYDEGFGIPIVPFATLESRESDIEMMNRSKSEIIYFIGVRGITGSQSDFTSPELLDKIRMIKKHTGKKIIIGFGIKTADDARRALSIGDGYVVGTEAVLRQKDPAALNDYLRSLNHG, from the coding sequence ATGAAAGGGATATATCTCACCGGCGGTTACCCGGATATGGGCACATTTAATGAGTGCTTCCACGCGGTAGCCAATAACAGATTTGATTTTATCGAGATCGGCATCCCCTTCAATGATCCCATTGCCGACGGCCCCGTCATCGCCCGGGCCATTCACTCCACGATTGAGAGAGGCATAACCCCTGACGCCATGGTGGATGCCATCGTCGCCCTGAAGGATACATACATAAAAAAATATGTCATGACCTACGCGAACATCATATATTCCCATGGCATAAAAAAATTCTCTGACAGGATGGCGGGCTCCCTCGACGGGGTGATCATCCCGGACCTCCCCAACAGGATGGCGCGGCTCTTTTATGACGAGGGTTTCGGCATCCCCATCGTTCCCTTCGCCACCCTTGAGTCCCGCGAATCGGATATCGAAATGATGAACAGGTCGAAAAGCGAGATCATTTACTTTATTGGCGTACGGGGCATTACCGGATCGCAATCGGATTTCACGTCCCCGGAGCTGCTGGACAAAATCCGCATGATAAAAAAGCATACCGGCAAAAAGATCATCATCGGCTTCGGCATCAAGACCGCCGATGACGCGAGGCGGGCCCTCTCCATCGGGGACGGCTACGTGGTGGGCACGGAGGCGGTGCTTCGGCAGAAGGACCCGGCCGCGCTGAACGACTATCTCCGTTCACTGAACCATGGATGA
- a CDS encoding metallophosphoesterase family protein: MKYFDDAADLIRSADLVVICGDLGKGGDWKSAEDVLSRIERYTGNIVGVHGNWDRREVCSLLEGRGYSLHGRGRIIGGIGFFGVGGSNQTPMNTASEYSEEEYNDLLTAGFRQIAGASASVLVSHAPPHRLRDRTFIGIRGGSRAIRAFIEQNRVDLCLAGHIHEAYGVERFNDCLVANSGSFKKGRYSLIDMGSPITVDQGRL; this comes from the coding sequence ATGAAATACTTTGACGATGCCGCTGATCTGATCAGGTCGGCCGATCTCGTTGTCATCTGCGGCGATCTCGGCAAGGGAGGAGACTGGAAATCGGCGGAAGATGTCCTTTCCCGAATCGAGCGATATACGGGAAACATCGTGGGCGTTCACGGGAACTGGGACAGGAGGGAGGTTTGCTCATTGCTGGAAGGGAGGGGATACAGTCTTCATGGAAGGGGACGGATCATCGGCGGCATCGGCTTCTTCGGAGTCGGAGGGTCGAACCAGACGCCGATGAACACGGCCAGTGAATATTCCGAGGAAGAATACAATGACTTGCTGACAGCGGGGTTCCGGCAGATTGCGGGGGCGTCCGCGTCGGTTCTCGTGTCCCATGCCCCGCCGCATCGCCTGCGGGACAGGACCTTCATAGGCATCAGGGGAGGAAGCAGGGCTATCAGGGCATTTATCGAACAAAACAGGGTCGATCTCTGTCTTGCGGGCCATATCCATGAAGCCTACGGCGTGGAGCGCTTCAATGATTGCCTGGTGGCAAATTCCGGATCATTTAAAAAGGGGAGATACTCGTTGATAGACATGGGAAGCCCCATTACCGTGGACCAGGGCAGGCTGTAA
- a CDS encoding aspartate carbamoyltransferase catalytic subunit, with protein sequence MNSLKRKDLLDIQSLSVEEILLICRSAKYFKDIFTRSVKSVPVLRGKSVCTLFYEPSTRTRLSFDLAAKRLSADLINFAVSTSSVVKGESLIDTVHTLEAMKVDYIVMRHAASMAPHFLSRNIKASVINAGDGFHAHPTQGLLDAYSIMEQLGILEQGTMEGLHIGVIGDIKHSRVARSDVEVFKKLGAKVTLCGPPTLIPDVFKHYGVEISYNLDSLLPELDVVNLLRIQKERQKGSHFPSLREYHRQFALTDERFRRCRNDVIVMHPGPVNRGIEIDDAVMSSPKTIINEQVTNGVAVRMAIFYLLAGGAPLEEMSEE encoded by the coding sequence ATGAATTCCCTCAAGCGTAAAGATCTCCTTGATATTCAATCGTTATCTGTAGAGGAGATTCTTCTTATCTGCAGGTCTGCCAAGTATTTCAAGGATATTTTTACCCGGTCAGTGAAGAGCGTTCCCGTATTACGGGGGAAATCGGTCTGTACCCTCTTTTACGAGCCGTCGACGAGGACGCGGCTGAGCTTTGATCTTGCCGCCAAGCGGCTCTCGGCCGACCTGATCAATTTCGCGGTGTCGACCTCGAGCGTCGTAAAGGGAGAGTCCCTCATCGACACGGTCCATACCTTAGAGGCCATGAAGGTGGATTACATTGTAATGAGACATGCGGCGTCAATGGCGCCGCATTTTTTATCCCGTAACATCAAGGCTTCGGTCATCAACGCCGGCGACGGGTTCCACGCCCACCCGACTCAGGGGCTGCTCGACGCCTATTCCATCATGGAACAACTGGGCATCCTGGAACAGGGAACCATGGAGGGGCTTCATATCGGCGTCATCGGCGACATCAAGCACTCCCGCGTGGCCCGCTCGGACGTGGAGGTGTTCAAGAAGCTCGGGGCGAAGGTCACCCTCTGCGGCCCGCCGACCCTGATCCCGGATGTTTTCAAGCACTATGGCGTCGAGATCAGCTATAATCTGGACTCCCTCCTGCCGGAGCTTGACGTCGTCAACCTGCTCCGGATCCAGAAGGAGCGGCAGAAGGGCTCACACTTCCCGTCGCTGCGGGAGTATCACCGGCAGTTCGCCCTCACCGACGAGCGTTTCCGGCGGTGCAGAAACGACGTCATCGTGATGCATCCGGGCCCGGTGAACAGGGGCATTGAGATCGACGACGCCGTCATGAGCAGCCCCAAGACAATAATCAACGAGCAGGTCACCAACGGGGTGGCGGTGCGGATGGCGATATTCTATCTCCTGGCGGGAGGGGCGCCCCTGGAGGAAATGAGCGAGGAATGA
- a CDS encoding amidohydrolase family protein has translation MIIDVHTHIFSGDLCRDRSGGLGDGQFSSIYGSEKSKLIDHRGLMAAMEDAGVDYAVALGFSWEKEDLCAAQNEYLRTAMDQSGGAIIPFGSIPVRPGVDVGRWAREIREMGLRGIGEVAWYRHGLGRWGLDYLRELLGAAGACSLPLCIHVNEPVGHPYNGKYEPNLRDLYAALSEFPDVDVILSHWGGGMIFYELMPEVSKALSRCRYDTAASPFIYTNDIYGIARQITDPRKILFGSDYPLIPYRRYLEAIDCGISDEEIKADILGRNAARLLKIL, from the coding sequence ATGATCATTGATGTTCACACCCATATATTCAGCGGCGACCTGTGCCGCGACAGGTCGGGGGGCCTCGGGGACGGCCAGTTCAGCTCGATCTATGGCTCGGAAAAATCGAAGCTGATCGATCACCGGGGCCTCATGGCCGCCATGGAAGACGCCGGCGTCGATTACGCCGTGGCCCTCGGCTTTTCCTGGGAGAAAGAGGACCTGTGCGCTGCCCAGAATGAATATCTTCGCACCGCGATGGACCAATCCGGCGGAGCCATCATTCCCTTCGGGTCGATCCCGGTGCGCCCCGGCGTTGATGTGGGCCGATGGGCGCGCGAGATTCGGGAGATGGGACTGCGGGGAATCGGCGAAGTTGCATGGTACCGTCACGGACTCGGGAGGTGGGGCCTTGACTATCTGAGAGAGCTCCTTGGGGCGGCCGGGGCCTGTTCGCTCCCCCTCTGCATCCATGTCAACGAGCCGGTGGGACATCCCTACAACGGAAAATACGAGCCCAACCTGCGGGACCTTTACGCCGCCCTCTCGGAATTCCCTGACGTCGACGTGATACTCTCGCACTGGGGGGGCGGCATGATCTTTTACGAGCTCATGCCGGAAGTATCGAAGGCGCTGTCCCGCTGCCGCTATGACACGGCCGCCTCGCCCTTCATATATACGAACGATATTTACGGGATCGCCCGGCAGATCACCGATCCGCGGAAAATACTCTTCGGCAGCGATTATCCCCTTATCCCCTACCGGAGATACCTGGAGGCCATAGATTGCGGGATTTCCGATGAAGAAATAAAGGCGGACATTCTGGGAAGGAATGCCGCCCGTTTGCTGAAGATTCTATGA
- the nadB gene encoding L-aspartate oxidase: MRPKKFKSDFLVIGSGIAGLAFAIKASRFGSVNIVTKKKDFDSNTNYAQGGIASVLSPEDSFEKHIEDTIKAGAGLGDRKTIEILVRSGPERIRELMEWGTQFSEKDGPGGTILDLGREGGHSKNRIVHAQDLTGQEVERALLQKVSEIKNIQLFEDHTGVDLLTEHQLKVKPSKRAAIHCYGAYILDNTTGMVNTFNAKMTLLATGGVGQVYLHTTNPEIATGDGIAMAYRAGALIADMEFIQFHPTALYSTKQSGPCFLISEAVRGEGAILVNRRGERFMEQIHPLRDLAPRDIVARAIDMELKKHGVTNVYLDITSKSKKFLMQRFPHIYAQCLEEGIDMSKEPVPVVPAAHYLCGGVVSDYDGKTSIENLYVSGESSCTGVHGANRLASNSLLEGIVFSHRAFLRAEEHLGQFDKKRVIPEFPNWNKAGTFDLEEWVLVQHDIEDVKRLMWDYVGIVRSDKRLQKAHKRILMLADDIHDYYKKSTISSRIVELRNLATVAKLIIRSALARKDSIGLHYNSDHPLPGKRQVNVVLQADHEPRLLKLERS, encoded by the coding sequence ATGAGGCCAAAAAAGTTCAAATCTGATTTCCTGGTGATCGGAAGCGGCATCGCGGGCCTTGCCTTCGCCATCAAGGCATCGCGCTTCGGATCGGTGAACATCGTAACGAAAAAAAAGGACTTCGATTCCAACACCAACTACGCCCAGGGGGGAATCGCCTCGGTTCTCTCCCCGGAAGACTCCTTCGAAAAGCACATTGAAGACACGATAAAAGCGGGCGCGGGCCTCGGCGATCGCAAGACCATCGAGATCCTGGTGCGGTCCGGCCCGGAACGGATCAGGGAGCTGATGGAATGGGGCACCCAGTTTTCAGAGAAAGACGGCCCCGGCGGCACGATCCTTGACCTCGGCCGGGAAGGGGGCCATTCCAAAAACCGCATCGTCCACGCCCAGGACCTCACCGGCCAGGAAGTGGAGCGGGCCCTGTTGCAGAAAGTTTCCGAGATAAAGAATATCCAGCTCTTTGAGGACCATACCGGCGTTGACCTTCTGACCGAGCACCAGCTGAAGGTGAAGCCTTCGAAACGGGCCGCCATCCACTGCTACGGGGCCTACATTCTCGACAACACCACCGGCATGGTGAACACCTTCAACGCAAAGATGACCCTCCTCGCCACGGGAGGCGTGGGCCAGGTCTACCTCCACACCACGAACCCGGAGATCGCCACCGGCGACGGCATAGCCATGGCCTACCGTGCCGGGGCCCTCATCGCGGACATGGAATTCATCCAGTTCCATCCCACCGCCCTCTACAGCACAAAGCAGAGCGGCCCCTGTTTTCTCATCAGCGAGGCGGTCCGCGGGGAAGGGGCGATCCTCGTCAACAGGCGGGGGGAGCGATTCATGGAGCAGATCCATCCCCTCAGGGACCTGGCGCCCCGGGACATCGTGGCCCGCGCCATAGATATGGAGCTGAAGAAGCACGGTGTCACCAACGTCTATCTCGACATCACGAGCAAGAGCAAGAAGTTCCTCATGCAGCGGTTCCCCCACATCTACGCCCAGTGCCTTGAAGAGGGGATCGACATGTCGAAGGAGCCGGTACCGGTGGTGCCGGCGGCCCATTACCTCTGCGGCGGCGTTGTGAGCGACTACGACGGCAAAACATCGATCGAAAACCTCTACGTGTCCGGCGAATCGTCCTGCACCGGCGTCCATGGCGCCAACCGCCTGGCCAGCAATTCCCTCCTGGAGGGGATCGTCTTTTCCCACCGGGCCTTTCTGCGGGCAGAGGAGCACCTCGGGCAATTCGACAAGAAGCGCGTTATCCCGGAATTCCCCAACTGGAACAAGGCCGGGACCTTTGACCTCGAGGAGTGGGTCCTGGTGCAGCACGACATCGAGGACGTGAAGCGCCTCATGTGGGACTACGTGGGGATCGTCCGGTCCGACAAGCGTCTCCAGAAGGCGCACAAGCGCATCCTGATGCTCGCCGACGATATCCACGATTACTACAAGAAGAGCACCATTTCATCCCGCATCGTGGAGCTCCGCAACCTCGCCACCGTGGCCAAGCTCATCATACGAAGCGCCCTGGCCCGGAAGGACAGCATCGGCCTCCATTACAATTCGGACCATCCCCTCCCGGGGAAGCGACAGGTCAATGTAGTCCTCCAGGCCGACCATGAGCCGAGGCTCCTGAAGCTGGAACGGTCCTGA
- a CDS encoding FAD-binding oxidoreductase: MTSYQSLAEELSRLLGAKKVVADPEILESYSRDETSDLAAMPDILVRASSAGDVSATLRLCNERGVPVVPRGAGTGVTGGAVPVRGGVVLSLEKMNRIIEIDRENMVAVVEPGAVTRAIQDAALEEGLLYPPDPASLESCSIGGNVAENAGGPRAVKYGVTKDYILGLEFVLPDGTVITTGGKIVKNVTGYNLTGILIGSEGTLAVITKIFLRLIPAPLHTVDILIPFPSLKEAAEAVHAILVNRIIPCAIEFMEHDAITLVGKFLNRDIHFPDAGAHLLIQVNGNSDEAVLEDVETIGRVVVADRDSIMVAQSPLQRERLWKARRTIREAIHAESPVFLAEDCVVPRSRIPEFLTALKSHFESRSLRSVMFGHAGDGNVHIDVLKGDIDYDRWKAMLPDLKREIYRRAIALGGTITGEHGVGYIRRDYLGLALSPGEVDLLRRIKKAFDPKGILNPDKIIS, from the coding sequence ATGACATCATACCAATCACTGGCTGAAGAATTATCGCGCCTCCTCGGCGCGAAAAAAGTGGTCGCCGACCCCGAGATACTGGAGAGCTACTCCAGGGACGAGACCTCCGACCTGGCCGCCATGCCCGACATCCTGGTGAGGGCCTCCTCTGCGGGCGACGTAAGCGCCACGCTGAGGCTGTGCAACGAGCGCGGCGTGCCGGTCGTTCCCCGGGGAGCCGGCACGGGAGTCACCGGCGGCGCTGTGCCGGTCAGGGGCGGCGTGGTACTTTCCCTTGAAAAGATGAACCGCATCATCGAAATCGACCGGGAGAACATGGTGGCGGTGGTGGAGCCGGGCGCTGTCACCCGGGCGATACAGGACGCCGCCCTGGAGGAAGGGCTCCTGTACCCCCCGGACCCGGCCAGCCTCGAGTCATGCTCCATCGGCGGGAACGTGGCGGAAAACGCCGGCGGTCCACGGGCCGTCAAGTACGGCGTCACCAAGGACTATATCCTGGGCCTGGAGTTCGTGCTCCCGGACGGGACCGTGATCACCACCGGGGGAAAGATAGTCAAGAACGTCACCGGTTACAATCTGACCGGCATACTGATCGGCTCGGAGGGGACCCTGGCCGTCATCACGAAGATATTTCTGCGCCTTATACCGGCGCCGCTCCACACGGTGGATATCCTCATCCCCTTCCCGTCCCTCAAGGAAGCTGCCGAAGCCGTCCACGCGATCCTGGTCAACAGGATCATCCCCTGCGCGATCGAATTCATGGAGCACGACGCCATCACCCTCGTCGGGAAGTTTCTGAACAGGGACATCCACTTCCCCGACGCCGGGGCCCATCTCCTCATCCAGGTCAACGGTAATTCCGATGAGGCGGTCTTGGAAGACGTTGAAACGATCGGAAGGGTCGTTGTCGCCGACCGGGATTCGATCATGGTGGCCCAGTCCCCGCTCCAGCGGGAGCGTCTCTGGAAGGCCCGGCGCACCATTCGCGAGGCGATCCACGCGGAGAGTCCCGTGTTCCTGGCGGAGGACTGCGTGGTCCCCCGTTCCCGCATCCCGGAATTTCTCACGGCCCTGAAATCGCACTTTGAATCCCGGTCGCTCCGTTCCGTCATGTTCGGCCATGCCGGCGACGGCAATGTGCACATCGATGTGCTGAAAGGGGATATTGACTACGATCGGTGGAAAGCCATGCTGCCCGACCTGAAGCGCGAGATATACCGGCGCGCCATCGCCCTGGGAGGCACCATCACGGGCGAGCACGGTGTGGGATACATCCGCAGGGATTACCTCGGCCTGGCCCTCTCCCCCGGGGAGGTCGACCTGCTCAGGCGGATTAAAAAGGCCTTCGACCCGAAGGGAATACTGAACCCGGACAAAATAATATCCTGA
- the mtnP gene encoding S-methyl-5'-thioadenosine phosphorylase, which yields MNKATIGVIGGSGLYEINGAKTIEELSIETPWGKPSDSIVISEIEGHRAAFLPRHGKGHVYLPHEVNARANIAALKMIGVREIIAFSAVGSLKEEIKPLDFVLPDQVIDRTKARPSSFFGNGVAAHVSFGHPFCGRLHGHIKAAADEMDLTMHAGETLICMEGPAFSTKAESNLYRSWGAGVINMSTLPEAKLAREAEICYAVICMSTDYDCWHETEEHVTIDMVIRNLTTNAGHAKQLLKRILDRLGEKRDCGCVEASKYAIITAGDRRARDQIEKLKAILPEHF from the coding sequence ATGAACAAGGCCACTATAGGCGTCATCGGCGGCTCGGGACTCTACGAAATAAACGGGGCCAAAACCATCGAAGAGTTATCGATTGAAACGCCCTGGGGAAAGCCTTCTGATTCAATCGTGATATCTGAAATAGAGGGGCATCGCGCCGCCTTTCTGCCGCGCCATGGGAAGGGCCACGTTTATCTCCCCCACGAGGTGAACGCGCGGGCCAATATCGCGGCCTTGAAGATGATCGGGGTCCGGGAGATCATAGCCTTTTCAGCCGTGGGAAGCCTCAAGGAGGAGATCAAGCCCCTTGACTTCGTCCTGCCCGACCAGGTGATCGACCGGACAAAGGCCAGGCCCAGCTCGTTCTTCGGCAACGGCGTGGCGGCCCACGTATCCTTCGGCCACCCCTTTTGCGGGAGGCTCCACGGCCACATCAAGGCCGCCGCGGACGAGATGGATCTGACCATGCATGCCGGCGAAACCCTCATCTGCATGGAGGGGCCCGCTTTTTCCACCAAGGCGGAGAGCAACCTGTACCGCTCCTGGGGAGCCGGTGTGATCAACATGAGCACCCTGCCGGAAGCGAAGCTGGCCCGGGAGGCGGAGATCTGCTATGCCGTCATCTGCATGAGCACCGACTACGACTGCTGGCATGAGACCGAGGAGCACGTCACCATCGACATGGTCATCCGGAACCTCACCACTAATGCCGGCCACGCGAAACAGCTCCTGAAGCGCATACTCGATCGGCTCGGCGAGAAGCGGGACTGCGGGTGCGTTGAAGCGTCGAAGTACGCCATAATAACGGCCGGAGACAGGCGGGCCAGGGATCAGATAGAAAAATTGAAGGCGATCCTGCCCGAGCATTTCTGA
- a CDS encoding TatD family hydrolase, producing the protein MYIDSHAHFDLILEDSPIDENALMKHLGENSISRVVQASIDMASSRWSRDFAVRRSSNGMVFTVGIHPSSPAPVAELEELEKLAVSILNGPDAKLLFGIGECGLDFYRMRRPKEEQERSFRFQIGLANRLGMPLIVHSRDAMEETLAILRESCRTGGVIHCFSGDRDSARQCMDLGFYISFAGNVTYRAAVNLHDAAAYVPLDRLLVETDAPFLTPVPLRGKQNRPDYIIHTYRFIAELRGEPVESIAEAAQKNVTELLNHEAKKVQI; encoded by the coding sequence ATGTATATCGATTCCCACGCACATTTTGACCTGATCCTTGAAGACTCGCCGATTGATGAAAACGCTCTCATGAAGCATCTGGGCGAAAACAGTATTTCCCGGGTGGTGCAGGCCTCCATCGACATGGCCAGTTCCCGGTGGTCCCGCGACTTCGCCGTGCGCCGGTCCTCCAATGGCATGGTATTTACCGTTGGCATACACCCCTCTTCCCCTGCCCCTGTCGCGGAACTCGAGGAACTGGAAAAACTTGCCGTTTCAATACTTAACGGCCCTGACGCAAAGCTGCTTTTCGGCATCGGCGAATGCGGCCTCGATTTCTACCGGATGCGCCGGCCGAAGGAGGAGCAGGAGCGATCATTCCGCTTCCAGATCGGCCTGGCGAACAGACTGGGGATGCCCCTGATCGTGCACTCCCGCGACGCCATGGAGGAAACCCTGGCCATCCTCCGGGAATCGTGCAGAACCGGCGGCGTCATCCACTGCTTTTCCGGCGACAGGGACTCCGCCAGGCAATGCATGGACCTGGGCTTCTACATCTCCTTCGCGGGCAATGTCACCTACCGGGCCGCGGTGAATCTTCATGACGCGGCCGCCTATGTACCCCTGGACCGGCTCCTTGTCGAGACCGACGCCCCTTTCCTGACGCCGGTGCCGCTGCGGGGAAAGCAGAACAGGCCGGATTACATCATTCATACATACCGGTTCATCGCCGAGCTGCGCGGCGAGCCCGTAGAGAGCATCGCGGAGGCCGCGCAAAAAAATGTAACGGAGTTACTGAACCATGAGGCCAAAAAAGTTCAAATCTGA